The Bdellovibrio bacteriovorus genome has a segment encoding these proteins:
- a CDS encoding glycoside hydrolase family 19 protein — translation MDINQFRRAAGITEQLAARWYPHITAAMNEFGITKPDDQAMFIAQVGHESGGFTRLQENFNYSVNGLSGFIRAGRITPDQANALGRKTYEKSLPLERQRAIANLVYSKRMGNNGPGDGWNYRGRGLIQITGLNNYRDCGNGLKVDLVAQPELLAQDEYAARSAAWFFASKGCMKYTGDLVRITQIINGGQNGIDDRRARYITASKVLS, via the coding sequence ATGGACATTAACCAGTTCCGGCGTGCTGCCGGTATTACTGAGCAACTGGCCGCGCGCTGGTACCCACATATCACCGCTGCCATGAATGAATTTGGCATTACTAAGCCAGATGACCAGGCGATGTTTATTGCGCAGGTCGGGCATGAGTCAGGAGGGTTTACCCGGTTACAGGAAAACTTCAATTACAGCGTTAACGGGCTGTCAGGTTTCATCCGCGCCGGACGCATCACGCCGGACCAGGCCAACGCGCTGGGCAGAAAAACATATGAGAAGTCTCTGCCTCTGGAACGCCAGCGCGCGATCGCCAATCTGGTGTACAGCAAGCGCATGGGCAACAACGGACCTGGCGATGGATGGAATTACCGTGGGCGCGGGCTTATTCAGATCACCGGTCTGAACAACTACCGGGATTGCGGCAACGGGCTGAAGGTTGATCTGGTAGCTCAGCCTGAACTGCTGGCGCAGGATGAATACGCGGCCCGTAGCGCGGCGTGGTTCTTCGCCAGTAAAGGTTGCATGAAATATACCGGCGATTTGGTGCGCATCACGCAGATCATTAACGGTGGCCAGAACGGTATCGACGACCGGCGTGCGCGGTACATCACTGCCAGCAAGGTGCTCTCATGA
- a CDS encoding DUF2514 family protein yields the protein MIWAFVKAYWKQLFIVAMLAALVVGGIVAWNVHGDRQYAAGYAQAQADQKQADDKARSQRDQEKTQIEREAQSRIDVARVDAEHANNAADGLRAELDKTKRLAEHYTGSFPTGTPASKVIGVLADMLEESNRSYIAAAEEAERYRSAGLTCERQYDSLKAGY from the coding sequence ATGATCTGGGCATTCGTCAAAGCGTACTGGAAACAGTTGTTTATCGTGGCGATGCTTGCTGCTCTGGTGGTGGGTGGCATTGTTGCCTGGAATGTTCACGGTGATCGGCAGTATGCCGCCGGGTATGCGCAAGCGCAGGCAGACCAGAAACAGGCTGATGATAAGGCCAGGTCACAACGTGATCAGGAGAAAACACAAATTGAACGTGAAGCACAATCCCGTATCGATGTGGCGCGTGTTGATGCTGAGCATGCTAATAACGCTGCTGACGGCCTGCGCGCCGAGCTTGACAAAACCAAGCGACTCGCCGAACACTATACCGGATCTTTCCCCACTGGCACGCCAGCCAGCAAGGTCATCGGTGTGCTCGCCGACATGCTTGAAGAAAGCAACCGATCTTACATCGCAGCAGCAGAAGAGGCTGAGCGATATCGGTCTGCAGGACTCACATGCGAGCGACAGTACGACTCCCTGAAAGCGGGGTACTGA